The Geobacillus stearothermophilus ATCC 12980 genome contains a region encoding:
- a CDS encoding SGNH/GDSL hydrolase family protein: MRRWGWLLCCWLLAGCVALSAGGKPERPHEAAVKQTEAKPLPKDIHLVALGDSLTEGVGDGERKGGYVGRLVPLLAAEDGVRTVTVTNAGKRGRRITELEPVIRAHQAELERAHIVMITIGGNDVMNVVRAHFFDLSYERFANESQRFAERLDHLLMLLRTINPDAVVVLIGLYNPFSATLPNIPEIDDVIAEWNRTSQAVVSRYPRTIFVDIQDMFANRDDLLHRDEFHPNAEGYAQMAVRVYESLDARKEWWAN; encoded by the coding sequence ATGAGACGGTGGGGATGGTTGTTGTGCTGCTGGCTGCTCGCCGGATGCGTGGCGCTTTCGGCGGGCGGAAAGCCGGAGCGCCCGCATGAAGCCGCCGTCAAGCAGACGGAAGCAAAGCCGTTGCCGAAAGACATTCACCTCGTCGCGTTAGGCGATTCATTGACCGAAGGAGTCGGAGACGGTGAAAGGAAAGGCGGCTATGTCGGCCGCCTTGTCCCGCTTTTGGCGGCGGAGGATGGGGTGCGGACGGTGACCGTCACGAATGCCGGAAAGCGCGGCCGGCGCATCACCGAACTTGAACCGGTTATTCGCGCCCATCAGGCGGAGCTTGAGCGGGCTCATATCGTCATGATCACGATCGGTGGCAATGACGTGATGAATGTCGTCCGCGCTCATTTTTTTGACTTATCATACGAGCGGTTTGCGAACGAGAGCCAACGATTTGCCGAGCGGCTCGATCATTTGTTGATGTTGTTGCGCACGATCAACCCGGATGCGGTCGTTGTCCTGATCGGCTTGTACAATCCGTTTTCCGCCACGTTGCCGAACATCCCGGAAATCGATGATGTCATCGCCGAATGGAACCGCACAAGCCAAGCAGTGGTTTCCCGCTATCCGCGCACGATCTTTGTGGATATTCAAGACATGTTTGCCAACCGCGATGATTTGCTTCACCGCGATGAATTTCACCCGAACGCCGAGGGATATGCGCAAATGGCAGTGCGGGTGTATGAGTCGCTCGATGCGCGAAAAGAGTGGTGGGCGAACTGA
- a CDS encoding SCO family protein gives MWKRIALFLVVLLLAACGKTIPDAKNWPVADFTFVDQTGKPFGLRDLKGKVWVADFIFTNCETVCPPMTAHMAKLKEKAEEKGLDVEFVSFSVDPEVDTPEKLAAYAKQFTDDLANWHLLTGYSPAEISELAQKSFKMIVQKPANDDQVVHGTSFYLVGPDGKVVQTYSGVQDVPYETILEHIKIVQSSQ, from the coding sequence ATGTGGAAACGAATCGCACTTTTTCTCGTTGTTCTTTTGCTGGCGGCGTGCGGAAAAACAATTCCGGATGCCAAAAACTGGCCGGTCGCTGACTTTACGTTTGTCGATCAGACCGGCAAGCCGTTTGGACTTCGCGATCTGAAAGGAAAAGTGTGGGTCGCCGATTTTATTTTTACCAATTGCGAAACGGTGTGTCCGCCGATGACCGCCCACATGGCCAAACTGAAAGAGAAGGCGGAAGAAAAGGGGCTCGATGTTGAATTTGTTTCGTTCAGTGTCGACCCGGAAGTTGACACGCCGGAAAAACTTGCGGCTTATGCGAAGCAATTTACAGATGATCTAGCAAACTGGCATTTGCTGACTGGATACAGCCCGGCCGAGATCAGCGAGTTGGCGCAAAAAAGCTTTAAAATGATCGTGCAAAAGCCGGCCAATGACGACCAAGTCGTGCATGGCACCAGTTTTTATTTGGTCGGACCAGACGGAAAAGTGGTTCAGACGTACAGCGGCGTGCAAGATGTGCCATACGAAACAATTTTAGAGCATATCAAAATCGTGCAGTCGTCGCAATGA
- a CDS encoding DegV family protein, with product MKSIKIVTDSTVDVPAAVLAEHGVEVVPLHLTVDGEAFIDRVTITPGQFMAKMKAARELPKSSQPSIGEFLAVYDRLGADGSEIISIHMAGELSGTVRSAEHAAALTEAAVTVVDSQFISCALGFQVLEAARLAKAGRSVADIIRRLDEIRRCTRLYVVLDTLEHLMKGGRIGRGKALVGSLLRIKPIAALVDGLYTPVSNVRSFSQAIADLAGRLVEEKAEAPVRAVAIAHADAPRWAERLKEAVTDIIGYSPIDIVETTPVISIHTGPGALALMYYAEEAPLDE from the coding sequence ATGAAATCAATCAAAATTGTAACTGACTCAACGGTCGATGTGCCGGCGGCGGTGCTTGCCGAGCACGGCGTTGAAGTCGTTCCGCTTCATTTGACAGTGGATGGGGAGGCGTTTATCGACCGGGTGACGATCACACCAGGGCAGTTTATGGCGAAGATGAAGGCAGCGCGTGAACTGCCGAAAAGCTCGCAACCGTCGATCGGTGAGTTTCTAGCTGTCTATGACCGGCTCGGGGCGGACGGAAGCGAGATCATATCGATCCATATGGCCGGCGAGCTGAGCGGCACGGTCCGTTCGGCTGAGCATGCGGCCGCTTTGACAGAGGCAGCGGTCACCGTCGTGGATTCACAATTTATTTCCTGTGCGTTGGGGTTTCAAGTGCTCGAAGCAGCACGTTTGGCCAAGGCGGGCAGAAGCGTCGCCGATATCATCCGGCGGCTTGACGAAATACGCCGTTGCACGCGGCTGTATGTTGTGCTTGATACGCTTGAGCATTTGATGAAAGGCGGCCGCATAGGCCGCGGCAAAGCGCTCGTCGGCTCGTTGCTGCGCATCAAGCCGATCGCTGCGCTTGTTGACGGGCTGTATACACCGGTGTCGAACGTGCGCAGCTTTTCGCAAGCCATCGCCGATTTAGCGGGCCGGTTGGTTGAGGAGAAGGCGGAAGCGCCGGTGCGCGCGGTCGCCATTGCCCATGCCGATGCTCCTCGGTGGGCGGAGCGGCTCAAGGAAGCGGTGACAGACATCATCGGCTATTCGCCGATTGACATCGTTGAAACAACGCCGGTCATTTCCATTCACACCGGTCCCGGGGCGCTGGCGCTCATGTACTACGCCGAGGAAGCGCCGCTTGATGAATAA
- a CDS encoding YpmP family protein, which translates to MLFKSLEFQNVYGQKVKIIEIPVLEEENTYRFMIQLRLEAFIAKVYRSRTSRSVYSFREHLKKVLKWPVYEQIFKETALKHNA; encoded by the coding sequence TTGCTATTCAAAAGCCTCGAGTTTCAAAACGTGTATGGGCAGAAGGTCAAGATTATCGAAATCCCAGTATTGGAGGAAGAGAACACATACCGATTCATGATCCAACTGCGCTTGGAGGCGTTTATTGCAAAGGTGTACCGATCGAGAACGAGCCGTTCTGTGTATTCGTTCCGCGAACATTTGAAGAAAGTGCTGAAATGGCCTGTATATGAACAGATCTTTAAAGAAACGGCGTTAAAGCATAATGCATGA
- the ilvA gene encoding threonine ammonia-lyase IlvA: protein MEQQLKRKQGAVYVEDILIAYHTLKDVVFHTPLQKNPLLSERYECNVYLKREDLQVVRSFKLRGAYNRMKHLTDEERRNGVVCASAGNHAQGVAYSCRALGVHGKIYMPATTPRQKVSQVQLFGKDMVEIVLVGDTFDDSYNEAVKCAEAEGRTFIHPFDDEYVIAGQGTIGVEVLNDCDEPIDFLFASIGGGGLMAGLGTYVKSISPFTKVIGVEPAGAPSMKTALEHGRVVTLEEIDKFVDGAAVKTVGEKTFALCRGVLDDIVVVPEGKVCTTILELYNENAIVAEPAGALPIAALEFYKEQIRGKTVVCVVSGGNNDIDRMQEIKERSMIYEGLQHYFIVNFPQRAGALREFLDEVLGPTDDITRFEYTKKNNKESGPALVGIELKRREDYAPLIERMKKKGFPFQEVNKDPNLFHLLI, encoded by the coding sequence ATGGAACAACAGCTGAAACGAAAGCAAGGGGCAGTATACGTCGAGGACATTTTGATCGCGTATCATACGTTGAAGGATGTTGTGTTCCATACGCCGCTGCAAAAAAATCCGCTGTTATCCGAGCGCTACGAATGCAATGTCTACTTAAAGCGCGAGGATTTGCAAGTCGTGCGTTCGTTTAAGCTGCGCGGGGCGTACAACAGGATGAAGCATTTAACGGATGAGGAGCGGAGAAACGGGGTGGTATGCGCCAGTGCCGGCAACCATGCCCAAGGGGTGGCCTATTCATGCCGAGCGCTTGGCGTGCATGGGAAAATTTATATGCCGGCGACGACGCCGCGGCAAAAAGTGTCGCAAGTGCAGCTGTTTGGCAAAGACATGGTTGAGATCGTGCTTGTCGGCGACACGTTTGACGATTCCTACAACGAAGCGGTGAAGTGCGCCGAGGCGGAAGGGCGGACGTTCATCCATCCGTTTGATGACGAATACGTCATCGCCGGACAGGGGACGATTGGCGTCGAGGTGCTCAACGACTGCGATGAGCCGATTGACTTTTTGTTTGCCAGCATCGGGGGCGGCGGATTGATGGCTGGGCTGGGGACGTATGTGAAAAGCATTTCCCCGTTCACTAAAGTGATTGGCGTCGAACCGGCCGGCGCCCCATCGATGAAAACGGCGCTCGAGCATGGACGTGTCGTCACGCTTGAGGAGATTGACAAGTTCGTGGACGGCGCCGCCGTCAAAACGGTCGGGGAAAAAACGTTCGCCTTATGCCGCGGAGTGCTTGATGACATCGTCGTCGTTCCAGAAGGGAAAGTGTGCACGACGATTTTGGAGCTGTACAACGAAAACGCCATCGTCGCCGAGCCGGCTGGGGCGCTGCCGATCGCCGCGCTCGAGTTTTACAAGGAACAAATCCGAGGCAAGACGGTCGTTTGCGTGGTGAGCGGCGGCAACAACGACATCGACCGGATGCAGGAAATCAAAGAGCGCTCGATGATTTACGAAGGGCTGCAGCACTATTTCATCGTCAACTTCCCGCAGCGGGCCGGGGCGCTGCGCGAGTTTTTGGATGAAGTGCTTGGGCCGACGGATGACATCACCCGGTTTGAATACACGAAGAAAAACAACAAAGAAAGCGGACCGGCGCTTGTGGGCATCGAGCTGAAACGGCGCGAAGACTACGCACCGCTCATCGAGCGGATGAAGAAAAAAGGTTTCCCGTTCCAAGAGGTCAACAAAGACCCGAACTTGTTCCATCTATTGATTTGA
- a CDS encoding YndM family protein: MKHIVPFIVKLAAWSVVLFSMFTIFNVPLSLISLMTVITALVSYVIGDVFILPRVGHFVAAALDVPLSFLLIWPSSFALIAPSVNVAYGAFFSALAIGAVEAFFHLYMESHVLEEARREEEHRWYDEGRWATEFAEEEEFKKEDDRT; the protein is encoded by the coding sequence ATGAAGCATATCGTTCCTTTTATCGTCAAGCTCGCCGCTTGGAGCGTCGTCTTATTTTCCATGTTTACGATCTTCAACGTCCCGCTTTCGTTGATTTCGCTCATGACGGTCATCACGGCGCTCGTGTCTTACGTCATCGGCGATGTGTTCATCTTGCCGCGCGTCGGCCATTTTGTTGCTGCCGCACTTGACGTGCCGCTTTCCTTTTTGTTGATTTGGCCGTCCAGCTTTGCCCTCATTGCCCCGTCCGTCAACGTGGCATACGGCGCATTTTTCAGCGCCTTGGCGATCGGGGCGGTTGAAGCGTTTTTCCACTTGTATATGGAAAGCCATGTTCTCGAAGAGGCAAGGAGGGAAGAAGAGCACCGCTGGTATGATGAAGGAAGATGGGCAACGGAATTTGCCGAGGAAGAAGAGTTTAAAAAAGAGGACGACCGGACATAG
- a CDS encoding dihydrofolate reductase translates to MMSHIVAMDENRVIGKDNGLPWHLPADLAYFKRVTMGHAIVMGRKTFEAIGRPLPGRENIVVTRNRSFRPEGCLVLHSLDEVKQWAAGRNDEEVFIIGGAELFQATMPLADRLYVTKIFASFPGDTFYPPISEQEWEIVSYTQGTIDEKNRYDHAFLIYERKTGRA, encoded by the coding sequence ATGATGTCGCACATTGTGGCGATGGATGAAAACCGGGTGATCGGCAAAGACAACGGTTTGCCTTGGCATTTGCCGGCTGATTTGGCGTATTTCAAACGGGTGACGATGGGGCATGCCATCGTGATGGGGCGAAAAACGTTTGAGGCGATCGGCCGGCCGCTTCCCGGCCGGGAAAACATCGTCGTCACGCGCAACCGTTCGTTTCGCCCGGAAGGCTGCCTTGTGCTTCACTCGCTCGACGAGGTGAAACAGTGGGCCGCCGGCCGCAACGATGAAGAGGTGTTTATCATCGGAGGAGCGGAACTGTTTCAGGCGACGATGCCGCTTGCCGACCGACTGTATGTGACGAAAATTTTCGCCTCGTTCCCTGGCGATACGTTTTATCCGCCGATTTCCGAGCAAGAGTGGGAGATCGTTTCATATACGCAAGGAACGATCGATGAAAAAAACCGATACGATCACGCCTTTCTCATTTATGAGCGAAAAACAGGGCGCGCTTAG
- the thyA gene encoding thymidylate synthase yields MRQYLQLLEDILENGVEKEDRTGVGTLSVFGRQLRFNLQDGFPLVTTKKLHIRSIIYELLWFLKGDTNVRYLQENGVTIWDEWADENGDLGPIYGAQWRSWKGADGKTIDQIAWVVEEIKRNPHSRRLLVSAWNVAELDEMKLPPCHYAFQFYVANGRLSCMWQQRSVDTFLGLPFNIASYALLTHMIAQQCDLDVGELIFTGGDVHLYKNHLEQAKLQLTREPRPLPKLVIKRKPPSIFDYEYDDFEIVGYDPHPAIKAPVAV; encoded by the coding sequence TTGCGGCAATATTTACAGCTTTTGGAGGATATTTTGGAAAACGGCGTCGAAAAAGAAGACCGAACGGGCGTCGGCACGCTGTCGGTGTTCGGCCGCCAGCTCCGCTTCAACTTACAAGATGGATTTCCGCTCGTGACAACGAAAAAATTGCATATCCGCTCCATCATTTATGAACTGCTTTGGTTTTTAAAAGGCGATACGAACGTCCGCTATTTGCAGGAGAATGGCGTGACGATTTGGGACGAGTGGGCGGACGAAAACGGCGATCTCGGCCCGATTTACGGCGCGCAATGGCGCTCGTGGAAGGGAGCAGACGGGAAAACCATCGACCAGATCGCATGGGTTGTCGAAGAGATCAAACGAAATCCGCATTCACGCCGACTGCTGGTGAGCGCTTGGAATGTAGCGGAATTGGACGAGATGAAGCTGCCGCCGTGCCATTACGCCTTCCAGTTTTACGTCGCCAACGGCCGGTTGTCATGCATGTGGCAGCAGCGCTCCGTTGATACGTTTTTAGGGTTGCCGTTTAACATCGCGAGCTACGCGTTGTTGACGCATATGATCGCCCAGCAGTGCGACCTCGATGTCGGCGAACTCATTTTCACCGGCGGCGACGTCCATTTGTACAAAAATCATCTGGAACAAGCGAAACTGCAGCTGACGCGCGAGCCGCGCCCGCTGCCGAAGCTCGTGATCAAACGGAAGCCGCCGTCTATCTTTGACTATGAATACGACGACTTTGAAATCGTCGGCTACGATCCGCATCCGGCGATTAAAGCGCCGGTGGCGGTGTGA
- a CDS encoding RNA-guided endonuclease InsQ/TnpB family protein: MYFCIKQQLNGLTKEEYLTLRELCHIAKNMYNVGLYNVRQYYFKHKEFLNYEKNYHLAKTNENYKLLNSNMVQQILKKVNEAFKSFFGLISLAKQGKYDHKAISIPKYLKKDGFHSLIIGQIRIDGNKFTIPYSRLFKKTHKPITITIPPVLLDKKIKQIEIIPKHHARFFEIQYKYEMPEDQRELNDQKALAIDLGLNNVATCVTSDGRSFIIDGRRLKSINQWFNKENARLQSIKDKQKIKGTTRKQALLAMNRNNKVNDYINKTCRYIINYCIENQIGKLVIGYAETWQRNINLGKKTNQNFVNIPLGNIKEKLEYLCEFYGIEFLKQEESYTSQASFFDGDEIPEYNADNPKEYKFSGKRIKRGLYRTKSGKLINADVNGALNILKKSKAVDLSVLCSSGEVDTPQRIRIA, from the coding sequence ATGTATTTTTGTATCAAACAACAGCTAAATGGTTTGACCAAAGAAGAATACTTGACTCTTCGAGAACTGTGCCATATTGCCAAGAACATGTACAACGTCGGATTGTACAATGTCAGACAATACTATTTTAAACACAAGGAATTTCTTAATTATGAGAAAAACTATCATCTTGCAAAAACTAACGAAAACTATAAGCTGTTAAACAGCAACATGGTACAGCAAATTTTAAAAAAGGTCAATGAAGCCTTTAAATCTTTCTTTGGTTTGATCAGTCTTGCCAAACAAGGAAAATATGACCACAAGGCTATCAGTATTCCAAAATATCTTAAAAAAGATGGCTTTCATTCACTGATCATTGGCCAGATTCGTATAGACGGCAACAAATTCACGATACCGTATTCTCGCCTATTTAAAAAGACTCACAAGCCTATCACGATAACGATTCCGCCTGTGTTACTGGACAAAAAGATTAAGCAGATTGAAATCATTCCTAAGCATCATGCCAGGTTCTTTGAGATTCAGTACAAATATGAAATGCCTGAAGATCAAAGAGAATTAAATGACCAAAAAGCACTGGCAATTGATTTAGGATTAAACAATGTTGCCACTTGTGTCACATCAGACGGCAGATCATTCATCATTGATGGGCGGAGATTAAAAAGTATAAATCAATGGTTTAACAAAGAAAATGCCAGACTTCAAAGCATAAAAGATAAGCAAAAAATCAAAGGCACCACTCGTAAACAGGCTTTGCTTGCTATGAATCGCAATAATAAAGTGAATGATTATATCAACAAGACTTGCCGTTACATCATTAACTACTGTATTGAAAATCAAATTGGCAAACTTGTCATTGGCTATGCGGAAACATGGCAACGCAATATTAATCTAGGAAAAAAGACAAATCAAAACTTTGTCAATATTCCTCTCGGTAACATAAAAGAAAAACTAGAATATCTTTGTGAATTTTACGGCATTGAATTCTTGAAACAGGAAGAATCCTATACGTCTCAAGCCAGCTTTTTTGACGGCGATGAGATTCCTGAATATAATGCCGACAATCCAAAAGAATATAAGTTCAGCGGCAAACGTATTAAGCGCGGCTTGTATCGAACAAAGTCTGGCAAACTAATTAATGCTGATGTCAATGGCGCATTAAACATCTTAAAGAAAAGTAAAGCTGTAGACCTGAGTGTCTTATGCTCTAGCGGCGAAGTGGACACGCCTCAAAGAATAAGGATTGCTTGA